A window of Sulfurimonas gotlandica GD1 contains these coding sequences:
- a CDS encoding efflux RND transporter permease subunit has product MTDIKPYEPTDSAGKLAKGFLRNPLTIVLGVFLLAIGYLALMIMPREENPQMVVSGSTVIVALPGASAAEIQKVIVKPLERKLKEVKGVEHIYGTAMDNVGIVNAAFFIGEEKEGSNLKVYDKIMQNSDMFPKGAMNPIIKPLDIDVDIPVVSIAFYANDKSMSKTDLYDRVKKIQHQINGLNNVAVTEVKGGNKTQFNIEVDLHKLSGYNLSMGQIVQAVQSLSYSVPAVKNRTKDNKIIMVGVKNAIESSKDIGNIIVAQYMGSPIYLNQVADVEKSYDIQNFKSVQISVRDDAGKFKPLQDQVTLTVSKLQGTNAVVIADAVKSELESHKGYLHENGISYVITRNDGERADEAVNELVFHLILSIVIIAILLALVLGWRESLIVTFTVPAILAITLFVAYLTDQTINRITLFAFLLSLGLLVDAAIIVIENIHRHYHDVASAHCSPDDLMVRATDEIGPPTNIATLAIIMTMVPMAFVGQMMGQFMKPIPANVPVALIASLFVAYIFTPYLAVRMLKRPDFSKKGGH; this is encoded by the coding sequence ATGACTGATATAAAACCTTATGAACCAACTGATTCAGCTGGTAAATTAGCCAAAGGATTTTTAAGGAATCCTCTTACGATTGTTCTTGGTGTCTTTTTACTGGCAATCGGATATCTGGCTCTTATGATTATGCCTCGTGAAGAGAATCCGCAGATGGTTGTTAGTGGATCAACCGTTATAGTTGCTCTTCCTGGAGCCAGTGCTGCTGAGATACAAAAAGTAATCGTTAAACCACTAGAGAGAAAACTAAAAGAAGTAAAGGGTGTTGAGCATATCTATGGAACTGCCATGGATAATGTCGGTATCGTTAATGCAGCATTTTTTATCGGTGAAGAGAAAGAGGGATCAAACCTTAAAGTTTATGACAAGATTATGCAAAACTCAGATATGTTTCCAAAAGGTGCTATGAACCCTATCATAAAACCTTTGGATATTGATGTTGATATTCCTGTTGTATCAATTGCATTCTACGCAAATGACAAGAGTATGAGTAAGACTGATCTTTATGACAGAGTAAAAAAAATCCAACATCAGATAAACGGTCTGAATAATGTAGCCGTAACAGAAGTAAAAGGTGGAAACAAGACTCAGTTTAACATAGAAGTGGATTTGCATAAACTCTCAGGCTACAACCTTTCTATGGGACAGATTGTTCAAGCTGTACAGTCACTTTCATATAGTGTTCCTGCTGTAAAAAACAGAACTAAAGACAACAAGATAATCATGGTTGGTGTTAAGAATGCTATTGAGAGTTCAAAAGATATCGGTAACATCATTGTTGCACAATATATGGGTTCTCCAATCTACCTAAACCAAGTAGCAGACGTAGAGAAGTCTTACGACATCCAAAACTTTAAGTCAGTTCAAATTAGTGTTAGAGATGACGCAGGCAAGTTTAAACCTCTTCAAGATCAGGTTACTCTGACAGTATCAAAACTTCAAGGTACAAATGCAGTTGTTATCGCAGATGCTGTAAAGAGTGAGCTCGAATCACATAAAGGTTATCTGCACGAAAACGGCATTAGCTATGTAATCACTAGAAATGATGGGGAAAGAGCAGATGAAGCCGTTAACGAGCTTGTATTTCACCTTATATTATCTATTGTGATTATCGCTATCTTACTTGCTCTTGTTCTTGGTTGGAGAGAGTCTCTTATTGTTACTTTTACAGTTCCTGCGATTTTAGCTATTACTCTTTTCGTAGCATACCTAACAGACCAGACAATCAATAGAATCACACTATTCGCCTTTTTACTTTCACTTGGTCTTTTAGTAGATGCTGCGATTATTGTTATTGAAAATATTCACAGACACTATCATGATGTTGCCTCAGCTCACTGTTCTCCAGATGACTTGATGGTACGAGCAACTGATGAGATCGGACCGCCGACAAATATCGCAACTTTAGCCATTATTATGACTATGGTTCCAATGGCGTTTGTTGGTCAGATGATGGGACAGTTTATGAAACCAATTCCGGCTAATGTTCCTGTAGCTCTAATAGCTTCACTCTTTGTTGCTTATATATTTACACCCTACTTAGCAGTTAGAATGCTTAAAAGACCGGATTTTTCTAAAAAAGGAGGTCACTAA
- a CDS encoding efflux RND transporter periplasmic adaptor subunit, whose amino-acid sequence MKKLLIIIALGASLIAETLVLSGSVISDNQKMITSRFMGFVTEVNVSEGEKVVRDQILYTIDSREIDSAKRQSELSLQMYQNQYSNVKLNLDRYKRLLEKDMVSKYEVENLELAALNLQDMISIAQARLQEVINQYRYLNIKAPNAGVVVAKNIKVGEMAMPGMPAIILSDLSDLKISAEIAESNLSSIKHGTQVIVNIPSLKIKSIGKITAIIPSSNPMTHTFKIKVSFTSNNKSVYPGMYATVEIN is encoded by the coding sequence ATGAAAAAACTTTTAATAATAATTGCACTTGGAGCTTCGCTTATAGCTGAGACACTTGTTCTATCAGGAAGTGTTATTTCAGATAACCAGAAGATGATTACAAGCCGTTTTATGGGTTTTGTTACAGAGGTAAATGTAAGTGAGGGAGAGAAAGTTGTTAGAGATCAGATTCTTTATACTATTGACTCAAGAGAGATAGACTCTGCAAAAAGACAATCTGAGCTTAGTCTTCAAATGTATCAAAACCAGTATTCAAACGTAAAGCTAAACCTAGACAGATACAAAAGACTTCTAGAAAAAGATATGGTTTCAAAATATGAGGTAGAAAATCTCGAACTTGCCGCTCTTAATCTTCAAGATATGATATCAATTGCACAGGCAAGACTTCAAGAAGTTATCAACCAATACAGATACCTAAATATCAAAGCACCAAATGCAGGTGTTGTAGTTGCTAAAAATATCAAAGTCGGTGAGATGGCGATGCCTGGTATGCCGGCAATCATACTTTCTGACCTGAGTGATTTAAAAATCTCTGCTGAAATTGCTGAGAGTAACTTAAGTAGTATTAAACATGGTACACAAGTTATTGTAAATATTCCATCACTTAAAATAAAAAGCATTGGTAAAATAACTGCGATTATCCCTAGTTCAAACCCGATGACGCACACTTTTAAAATCAAAGTTTCTTTTACAAGTAACAACAAATCAGTATATCCTGGTATGTATGCAACTGTAGAAATAAACTAA
- the selA gene encoding L-seryl-tRNA(Sec) selenium transferase: protein MFLLKSIPKVDKFIENEKFDGLCTPLIVSFTQEVLQNLRENILNNSVDSFSEDELVKRVLQKYEELINPSLKKLINATGVIVHTNLGRSLIDEKTFDKVKTIATSYNNLEYDTAKGKRGERYSHISKVICKLLGCEDVLIVNNNASAVFLILNTFAKKKEVIVSRGELVEIGGSFRVPDVMRDSGAKLIEVGATNKTHLRDYENAINNKTSMLMKVHKSNYSIEGFSSEVEFKELIKLAKENDVIDYYDMGSGHLIDLPYGLDQYEPSVLKYMQENPSLLSFSGDKLLGSVQAGIIVGKKEYIAKLKKNQLLRMLRVDKITLAILEENIKSILLGQIDDIPTLKMLFSSTDELRENALTLQDAIADIAECEIIDTKTVIGGGTTPNRTIPTVALSVKIKNYKQNKMEKLFRQRDIIGRIEDDKFLLDFRTIQKDDIAQIIDAAKEISDV from the coding sequence ATGTTTTTACTAAAATCAATTCCTAAGGTTGACAAGTTTATTGAAAATGAAAAATTTGATGGCTTATGTACTCCACTTATAGTAAGTTTTACCCAAGAAGTTCTTCAAAATCTAAGAGAAAATATTTTAAATAACTCTGTTGATTCATTCAGTGAAGATGAGTTGGTAAAAAGAGTTTTACAAAAATATGAAGAGCTGATAAACCCATCACTTAAAAAGCTAATAAATGCTACTGGCGTAATAGTTCATACAAACTTAGGTCGAAGTCTTATAGATGAAAAAACATTTGATAAAGTAAAAACAATAGCCACGAGTTACAATAACTTAGAATATGACACAGCAAAAGGTAAAAGAGGCGAGAGATACTCTCACATCTCTAAAGTAATATGCAAACTTCTCGGTTGTGAAGATGTACTTATAGTAAACAACAATGCAAGTGCAGTCTTTCTCATTCTAAATACATTTGCAAAGAAAAAAGAAGTTATTGTCAGTCGTGGTGAACTAGTGGAGATTGGCGGAAGTTTTAGAGTTCCAGATGTTATGCGAGACAGCGGTGCAAAACTCATAGAAGTTGGAGCTACGAACAAAACACACTTAAGAGACTACGAAAACGCTATAAACAACAAAACATCGATGCTTATGAAAGTCCATAAGTCTAACTACTCCATAGAGGGTTTTAGCTCTGAGGTAGAGTTCAAAGAACTTATAAAGTTAGCCAAAGAGAATGATGTTATAGACTACTACGACATGGGAAGCGGGCATCTGATTGATTTGCCGTATGGACTAGACCAGTATGAGCCTTCAGTTCTAAAGTATATGCAGGAAAATCCTTCACTTCTTAGCTTCTCAGGCGACAAGCTTCTTGGAAGTGTTCAAGCTGGAATCATAGTAGGGAAAAAAGAGTACATAGCAAAACTAAAAAAGAATCAGCTCCTTCGTATGTTAAGAGTAGATAAGATTACTTTAGCCATTTTAGAAGAAAATATAAAGTCCATTTTACTCGGGCAAATAGATGATATTCCTACTCTTAAGATGCTATTTTCAAGTACTGATGAGCTAAGAGAAAATGCTTTAACACTTCAAGATGCCATTGCAGATATAGCAGAATGTGAGATTATAGATACTAAAACGGTTATAGGCGGAGGAACAACTCCAAACAGAACTATTCCTACTGTTGCACTTTCTGTTAAAATTAAAAACTATAAACAAAACAAGATGGAAAAGTTATTTAGACAAAGGGACATCATCGGTCGAATAGAAGATGATAAGTTTTTACTTGATTTTAGAACCATACAAAAAGATGATATAGCACAAATTATAGATGCCGCAAAAGAGATATCAGATGTCTAA
- the selB gene encoding selenocysteine-specific translation elongation factor, with amino-acid sequence MSNFIIGTCGHIDHGKTALIKALNGFEGDTTKEEQERGITIDLSFSNIAQGEQNIAFIDVPGHEKLVKNMIAGAFSFDCVLIVVSALEGIKPQTVEHLEILNLLGVKNAVLVVSKKDLVEDSELEKKLLEIEEFISRYDFDLKFSMGVSIYDEVSVEALKERLFTLDASTKVEENFFRYYVDRVFSAKGAGTIVTGTVLGKPIEVNEKVFICDIQKESKIKNLQVHSVDAQTANISNRTAINLSGVDAKDIKRGFVISKKGYLRGFNSIDISFKALKDKFLHHNRQYSIYIGSRKIDAKVLLFNSEDSLEEGFASIKSEEDIFSIYNEKLIIRDGNFTVAGGVVLNPVSDPMKKSQKLHLLEALQKQDIPKAYSILLYAHKKGLGLISSAQRFALSHEEALHSAKELHESFVDEKELIIYPLATKDTIYANIKNIYTKNQYALLSNASIKLRLKWASSGFIELVLNELVDEEFLVKDGNLFKNANVKEDFKTSLEQVMLKRLEEEGISPTAPYNIYDDLDLDRKMGDEILKSLCSKKQVFRLQHNLFVHTNSLSKLVNDMKDIIKKDGYIDIANFKELYPLSRKYLITYLDYLDNFSEIKKDGNKRVFNTLN; translated from the coding sequence ATGTCTAACTTTATCATAGGAACTTGTGGGCATATTGACCACGGTAAAACGGCTCTTATCAAAGCACTTAACGGTTTTGAGGGTGATACTACAAAAGAAGAACAAGAGCGTGGAATTACTATAGATCTTAGTTTTTCAAACATTGCACAAGGTGAGCAGAATATAGCTTTTATAGATGTTCCAGGACATGAAAAGCTTGTAAAGAATATGATAGCCGGAGCTTTCTCTTTTGACTGTGTGCTTATAGTCGTGAGTGCGTTAGAGGGTATAAAACCACAGACCGTAGAGCATCTGGAAATTTTGAATCTGCTTGGTGTTAAAAATGCTGTTTTAGTAGTGAGTAAAAAAGATTTAGTTGAAGATTCAGAGCTAGAAAAGAAACTACTAGAGATAGAAGAGTTTATATCAAGATATGATTTTGATTTGAAATTTAGTATGGGAGTTTCCATATATGATGAGGTTTCAGTAGAGGCTCTTAAAGAGAGACTTTTTACTCTTGACGCAAGTACAAAAGTAGAAGAAAATTTCTTTAGATACTACGTTGACAGAGTCTTTAGTGCAAAGGGTGCAGGAACTATTGTAACGGGAACCGTACTTGGAAAGCCAATAGAAGTGAATGAGAAAGTATTTATCTGTGACATACAAAAAGAGTCCAAGATAAAGAACTTACAGGTTCATAGTGTAGATGCACAAACGGCAAATATCTCAAATAGAACAGCCATAAACCTGAGCGGGGTAGATGCTAAGGACATAAAAAGAGGTTTTGTTATAAGCAAAAAAGGATATCTTAGAGGTTTTAACTCCATAGATATCTCATTTAAAGCACTTAAAGATAAGTTTTTACATCATAATAGACAATACTCTATTTACATAGGATCAAGAAAGATAGATGCAAAGGTTTTACTTTTTAATTCAGAAGACTCTTTAGAAGAGGGTTTTGCATCTATAAAAAGTGAAGAAGATATCTTTAGCATCTATAACGAGAAACTAATCATCAGAGATGGAAACTTTACAGTGGCGGGCGGGGTAGTTTTAAACCCCGTAAGTGATCCTATGAAAAAGTCTCAAAAGTTGCATCTGCTTGAAGCACTGCAAAAACAAGACATACCAAAAGCTTACTCCATTTTACTTTATGCACATAAAAAAGGCTTAGGGCTAATTTCATCTGCACAAAGGTTTGCACTCTCACACGAAGAAGCGCTCCATAGTGCTAAAGAGTTACATGAGTCTTTCGTGGATGAGAAAGAGCTTATCATCTATCCATTAGCTACAAAAGATACTATCTATGCCAATATTAAAAATATCTACACTAAAAATCAATACGCACTTCTATCAAATGCATCTATAAAACTAAGACTAAAGTGGGCAAGTTCAGGTTTTATAGAGCTTGTTTTAAATGAGCTTGTAGATGAAGAATTTTTAGTAAAAGACGGAAATCTATTTAAAAATGCCAATGTAAAAGAGGACTTTAAAACTTCACTCGAACAAGTGATGTTAAAGCGTTTAGAAGAGGAGGGCATATCTCCAACTGCTCCTTATAATATCTACGATGATTTAGATTTAGACAGAAAGATGGGTGATGAGATACTAAAGTCACTCTGCTCTAAAAAACAGGTCTTTAGACTTCAGCACAATCTTTTTGTGCACACAAACTCTTTAAGCAAACTTGTAAATGACATGAAAGATATCATAAAAAAAGATGGCTACATAGACATAGCAAACTTTAAAGAGTTATATCCACTTAGTAGAAAATATCTGATTACTTATTTAGACTATCTTGATAATTTTTCTGAGATAAAGAAAGATGGGAATAAGAGAGTTTTTAATACTTTAAATTAA
- a CDS encoding response regulator, whose translation MTTRNLNILNEFNILYLEDDDSLLKQTRDMLEDFVKNVFAVKTSEAALQVLKKEKIDIIISDILLENENGIDFLRDLKVNKNINIPTVLTTAHTDTKYLLDAIKLKIENYIVKPINLKELLNTLHDIVLPLIQEKEIHKNSNIIKTISAITDSKQVEVVKCILDHLNERNELVASYSDIMQKVSISKPTLIKLFKELSEKKILVKIAHKTYRFDEKALELV comes from the coding sequence ATGACAACTAGAAATTTAAATATACTCAACGAATTTAACATACTATACTTAGAAGATGATGACTCACTACTTAAGCAGACAAGGGACATGCTGGAAGACTTTGTAAAAAATGTTTTTGCAGTAAAAACTTCAGAAGCAGCATTGCAGGTACTTAAAAAAGAGAAAATAGATATTATTATTTCAGATATTTTACTGGAAAATGAAAATGGAATAGATTTTCTTAGAGATCTCAAAGTTAATAAAAATATTAACATACCAACAGTTCTGACAACAGCACATACAGATACAAAATACCTGTTAGATGCTATAAAGCTAAAGATAGAAAATTATATAGTTAAACCGATAAACCTAAAAGAGCTACTAAATACTCTTCACGATATAGTCTTACCGCTTATACAAGAAAAAGAGATACATAAAAACTCAAATATCATTAAAACAATCTCGGCAATTACAGACTCCAAACAAGTAGAAGTTGTAAAGTGCATACTGGATCATTTAAATGAAAGAAATGAACTGGTAGCTTCATATAGTGATATTATGCAAAAGGTTTCCATCTCAAAACCAACTCTAATCAAACTATTTAAAGAGCTTTCAGAAAAGAAGATTTTAGTAAAGATTGCACATAAGACTTATAGATTTGATGAAAAAGCACTAGAGCTGGTTTAG
- the yedF gene encoding sulfurtransferase-like selenium metabolism protein YedF: MQNNTKAPTPTHRLDMHGEPCPYPAIKTLEALRSLNDDDILEIISDCPQSINNIPIDVRNHGFKVLHIDTSTPSVRYFVKR, translated from the coding sequence ATGCAAAATAATACTAAAGCTCCTACACCAACTCACCGTTTGGATATGCATGGTGAACCATGTCCATATCCTGCCATAAAAACACTAGAAGCATTAAGAAGTCTTAATGACGATGATATATTAGAAATCATCAGTGACTGCCCTCAAAGCATCAACAACATTCCCATAGATGTTAGAAATCACGGGTTTAAAGTTTTACATATAGACACAAGTACACCTTCTGTTAGATATTTTGTAAAAAGATAA
- the yedE gene encoding selenium metabolism membrane protein YedE/FdhT, with amino-acid sequence MNFLEELKKHLVSFWLPVPAVIALGVLSVYYFGITGTYWAVTGEFTRWGGHALEFAGVDISDWGYFKIMNMNGNIFTRIDGVMIIGMFGGVIAAAFWGNNVKWRMPASKIRIYQALIGGIIAGFGARLGMGCNLASLFTGIPQFTLHAWFFTFAMIAGVYLGVKVTQLPFFRSKVKLEKLSCSTPTKIDTDVDANKVKRFFTIGTFVFIGMIVWAIYLIISGHQKLGMAMLFGGAFGLIIAKAQICFTSAFRDIFTTGRSQMARAIVLGMLVSSIGIYSYIMIGVPPKIMWAGPNAIIGGALFGFGIVVAGACECGWMYRAVEGQIHFWIVGVGNVIGSTLLAFVWDDISGPLATSWPKINLLESFGNYGGLLMNYVLLALLFLVVLKLEKNYLKKLKGKTDNAK; translated from the coding sequence ATGAATTTTCTTGAAGAGTTAAAGAAGCATCTAGTTTCTTTTTGGTTACCGGTTCCCGCAGTTATTGCACTTGGGGTTTTATCTGTTTACTATTTCGGTATTACAGGGACATATTGGGCAGTTACGGGCGAATTTACAAGATGGGGCGGACATGCCTTAGAATTCGCTGGTGTTGATATTAGCGATTGGGGCTATTTCAAAATCATGAATATGAATGGTAATATTTTTACTCGTATTGATGGAGTTATGATTATTGGTATGTTTGGAGGAGTTATTGCAGCAGCCTTTTGGGGTAACAACGTAAAATGGAGAATGCCAGCAAGTAAGATAAGAATTTATCAAGCACTTATTGGTGGAATCATCGCAGGATTTGGTGCTAGACTGGGGATGGGTTGTAACTTAGCAAGTTTGTTTACAGGTATACCTCAGTTTACGCTTCACGCTTGGTTCTTCACTTTTGCTATGATTGCCGGTGTTTATTTAGGAGTAAAAGTAACTCAACTTCCATTTTTTCGCTCGAAAGTAAAACTGGAAAAACTATCTTGTAGTACACCCACAAAAATTGATACTGATGTAGATGCAAACAAGGTTAAACGATTTTTTACTATTGGAACTTTTGTATTTATAGGCATGATTGTTTGGGCAATCTATCTTATCATTAGCGGACATCAAAAACTTGGTATGGCTATGCTTTTTGGTGGTGCTTTTGGTCTTATAATTGCCAAAGCTCAAATCTGTTTCACATCAGCATTTAGAGATATTTTTACAACTGGTAGAAGCCAAATGGCTAGAGCTATTGTTCTTGGGATGTTAGTTTCAAGCATCGGTATTTATAGCTACATCATGATAGGAGTTCCACCAAAAATCATGTGGGCTGGACCAAATGCTATCATCGGTGGAGCATTGTTTGGTTTTGGTATCGTTGTAGCTGGTGCTTGTGAGTGTGGTTGGATGTATAGAGCAGTAGAGGGTCAAATTCACTTTTGGATAGTAGGAGTTGGTAATGTTATCGGTTCAACTCTACTTGCTTTTGTATGGGATGATATCTCTGGGCCACTTGCAACATCTTGGCCAAAGATAAATCTACTAGAGTCATTTGGTAATTATGGTGGACTGCTTATGAACTATGTTCTACTTGCCTTACTATTTTTAGTAGTGTTAAAACTAGAAAAGAATTATCTTAAGAAATTAAAAGGAAAAACAGACAATGCAAAATAA
- a CDS encoding efflux RND transporter permease subunit, protein MFKKFEDAVLVGIQSATQRRIILIATLIAFILSVLMIAPSKMVLAKMLPGKNNDTFNIYATLANGSSVEQTKHVTDCIVGYIQKEGEVLDIEVFLGMGAPLDFAGLIKGSHFKNSENVAEIVLNLTKKHDRSEPSYMMVQRMRPVIIKSCESLYPDTVVSFVEPPAGPPVLAAIVAEVYGSDAKGIRELSARVSDVFKKTEGLVDIDIMQDEIYDTFEVQINSTKVSRSGVSIKQLNDILYLAFEGMQIAVKNSDVYNDQIPIYLSLSQESKRFTSKDINSVKTKLASLKLMNQMGMMIPITELVTINPKKSNPLIMSKNLHQMTNVMAETDMLSQVYPLMDARNMILDTFTDKYDIEKIGMFNLKLTDKTNQNVYKIIWDGEMEVTLDTFVELGAAFIAALVLIFLLMVIYYKSYTISGIILLGSFLSIIGVIVGHWIMDIFTTDTFFLTATSLIGFIALIGISSRNSLLLIDFTKSLMDEKGMHKAEAIAYATATRAKPIFLTAAAIILASTLLAGDAVFGGLGVALIFGTIAAVVASLIVVPVLMFQADLEKHFNFHEKKSVPISDPL, encoded by the coding sequence ATGTTTAAGAAGTTTGAAGATGCTGTTTTAGTTGGCATCCAGAGTGCAACGCAAAGAAGAATAATTTTAATCGCAACTCTGATAGCATTTATACTTTCAGTTCTAATGATAGCTCCTAGTAAAATGGTTTTAGCAAAAATGCTGCCTGGGAAAAATAACGATACTTTTAATATCTATGCGACACTTGCAAATGGAAGTTCAGTAGAGCAGACTAAACATGTAACAGACTGTATCGTAGGATATATCCAAAAAGAAGGCGAAGTTTTAGACATTGAAGTTTTTCTAGGTATGGGTGCTCCACTTGATTTTGCAGGACTTATAAAAGGTTCACACTTTAAAAACTCTGAGAATGTTGCTGAGATAGTTTTAAATCTTACAAAGAAACATGACAGAAGTGAACCTTCATATATGATGGTCCAACGTATGAGACCTGTAATCATAAAGAGTTGTGAATCTCTCTATCCAGATACAGTTGTATCTTTTGTTGAACCTCCTGCTGGACCTCCAGTTTTAGCGGCTATTGTTGCTGAAGTATATGGAAGTGATGCTAAAGGTATTAGAGAGCTTTCTGCTAGAGTTTCTGATGTGTTTAAAAAGACAGAGGGCTTAGTTGACATAGATATCATGCAAGATGAGATTTATGACACTTTTGAAGTACAGATAAACAGTACAAAAGTATCTCGTTCAGGTGTAAGCATCAAGCAGTTAAACGACATACTATATCTAGCGTTTGAAGGTATGCAGATAGCTGTTAAAAACTCGGATGTTTACAATGACCAGATTCCTATCTACCTCTCTCTTTCTCAAGAGTCAAAAAGATTTACATCTAAAGATATCAACTCTGTAAAGACAAAACTTGCATCTTTAAAGCTTATGAATCAGATGGGAATGATGATACCTATTACTGAGTTAGTAACAATCAACCCTAAAAAGTCAAATCCACTAATCATGAGTAAAAATCTTCACCAGATGACAAATGTTATGGCTGAGACAGATATGCTTTCTCAAGTCTACCCTCTTATGGATGCAAGAAATATGATTCTTGATACGTTTACAGACAAGTATGATATAGAAAAAATTGGTATGTTTAACTTGAAACTTACTGATAAAACAAATCAAAATGTGTATAAAATAATCTGGGATGGAGAGATGGAAGTAACACTAGATACTTTTGTTGAACTTGGTGCTGCATTTATCGCGGCTCTTGTTCTAATCTTCTTACTAATGGTTATCTACTACAAGAGTTATACAATAAGCGGAATTATTCTTTTAGGATCTTTTCTCTCTATCATTGGGGTAATTGTAGGTCACTGGATAATGGATATATTTACTACAGATACATTCTTCCTGACTGCAACTTCACTCATCGGGTTTATTGCACTTATAGGAATCAGTTCTCGTAACTCTCTGCTTCTAATAGACTTTACTAAGTCGCTTATGGATGAGAAGGGAATGCACAAGGCTGAAGCTATCGCTTACGCAACAGCAACTCGTGCTAAGCCTATCTTCCTGACTGCTGCGGCAATCATCCTTGCATCTACGCTTCTAGCCGGAGATGCAGTATTTGGCGGTCTCGGTGTTGCTCTAATTTTTGGAACCATAGCAGCTGTAGTAGCATCTCTAATCGTTGTCCCTGTTCTTATGTTTCAAGCAGATTTAGAAAAACACTTTAACTTTCATGAGAAAAAATCGGTACCTATTAGCGACCCGCTTTAA
- the selD gene encoding selenide, water dikinase SelD translates to MNNESKLTKFVQAAGUAAKMGPGDLKQTICSLVPDDENVLVGFENSEDACVFKINENEALVQTVDFITPVVDDPYIYGKIAAANSLSDIFAMGAEVKTALNIVGFDKTNHNYEVLSEILRGGNEKIKECGGVLMGGHTIESLEMYYGLSVTGMIHPNKILRNNTPKIGHVLVLTKPIGMGILTTAIKRDLLKESTTLEAVKVMEALNHLPSRLLKEYDVSACTDITGFGLLGHAFESTNDNVSLSIDASAVPVMADAFDLAAKDVVPGGSKRNMKYLEDKVSFIGESQKYRLMFCDAQTSGGLLISMNEEDAAEYVKRVEDLTFGYASIIGSIIPRGDRPIIVY, encoded by the coding sequence ATGAATAACGAATCTAAACTTACTAAGTTCGTTCAAGCAGCTGGTTGAGCAGCAAAGATGGGTCCGGGAGATCTAAAACAAACTATTTGCTCACTTGTTCCAGATGATGAAAACGTACTTGTAGGATTTGAAAATAGCGAAGACGCTTGTGTTTTTAAAATAAATGAAAATGAAGCCTTAGTCCAAACTGTTGATTTTATTACACCGGTTGTTGATGATCCGTATATATATGGAAAAATCGCGGCTGCAAACTCTTTGTCGGATATCTTTGCCATGGGAGCGGAAGTTAAAACTGCTCTAAACATTGTAGGCTTTGATAAGACAAATCATAACTACGAGGTTCTTAGCGAGATTCTAAGAGGCGGAAATGAGAAGATAAAAGAGTGCGGTGGTGTTTTAATGGGCGGTCATACTATTGAATCACTTGAAATGTACTATGGTCTTAGTGTTACAGGGATGATTCATCCAAACAAGATACTAAGAAACAACACTCCTAAAATAGGACATGTTTTAGTATTGACGAAGCCAATTGGCATGGGGATTTTAACAACAGCTATAAAAAGAGACTTGTTAAAAGAGTCAACAACACTCGAAGCTGTAAAAGTCATGGAAGCCTTGAACCATCTGCCATCAAGACTTCTCAAAGAGTATGATGTAAGTGCATGTACAGACATAACAGGTTTTGGCCTTTTAGGACACGCCTTCGAATCTACTAATGATAATGTATCTCTTAGTATAGATGCTTCTGCTGTTCCTGTTATGGCAGATGCATTTGATCTTGCTGCTAAAGATGTAGTTCCTGGTGGAAGTAAGAGAAATATGAAGTACTTAGAAGATAAAGTTAGCTTTATTGGTGAGAGCCAAAAGTACAGACTAATGTTTTGTGATGCTCAAACATCTGGTGGTCTTTTAATATCTATGAATGAAGAAGATGCTGCGGAGTATGTAAAAAGAGTTGAAGATTTGACTTTTGGATATGCAAGTATAATTGGTTCTATTATCCCAAGGGGTGACAGACCTATAATTGTGTACTAA